The Kwoniella shivajii chromosome 7, complete sequence genome includes a region encoding these proteins:
- a CDS encoding leukotriene A-4 hydrolase/aminopeptidase, translating into MSFSPHFTKSSGGSSPSPFDRDLATLANYTEVVTRNIKIDWEVDWDQKILSGNVELGLEAKKDGVDQVILDSSYLDLKSVQVEAQDVEYSLGDRIDVMGQALKIKLPKSMSKGENVTIKITYSTTTSCTALGWLEPSQTKSGKHPYLYSQAQAIHARSMLPCQDTPAVKATYQAKVRSGRGLEVLLSGQRKGVNDLGDGKREFVYEQPVGIPSYLIAIAAGELNHKSFDNLEGRNWSTGCWTEPLLMDKAYKEFREDTANFVKTAEDLTSSYKFGTYDILFLPESFPYGGMENSCLTFATPTIIAGDKSQVDVVAHEISHSWFGNGIGCASWCHFWLNEGWTTYLERLIMRETHGELDRQLSYTVGRRGLVGDLERLNPRFQKLVIEYKEHEDPDEGYSQVPYEKGANFLLHLERTLGGLDNFIPYMKDYVRTFEGTSITTDQWREHLFHYFKQHKDGEELTRRLGKVDWDEWLHGTGPDLCVDIQYDDTLSKACYELAARWDKARDGDVSGFKEADVKDFSSTQTVVFLDKLETYDTLPAKVVASLDKLYGFGFTGNAEIGLRFYEVALKSGPEYAKSAAAWVINKGRMKFCRPIFRLLNEQTPELAKKTFLEHANFFHPIARKMIAKDLGVKVDA; encoded by the exons ATGTCATTTTCACCTCATTTCACCAAGTCTTCCGGAGGTTCATCACCCTCGCCGTTCGATCGTGATTTAGCTACATTAGCAAATTACACAGAAGTGGTCACTAggaatatcaaaatcgacTGGGAAGTCGATTGGGATCAAAAGATTTTAAGTGGAAATGTGGAATTGGGTTTGgaagcaaagaaagatggagtGGATCAAGTCATTTTGGATAGCAGTTATCTGGATTTGAAGAGTGTCCAAGTCGAGGCACAGGATGTG GAATACTCCCTTGGTGATCGAATCGACGTTATGGGTCAAGCACTCAAAATCAAGCTACCTAAATCAATGAGCAAAGgcgaa AACGTTACGATCAAAATAACTtattcaacaacaacttcATGTACAGCTTTAGGATGGTTAGAGCCCTCTCAAACTAAATCAGGCAAACATCCATACCTATattctcaagctcaagcgaTACACGCAAGATCAATGTTACCATGTCAAGATACACCAGCTGTAAAAGCTACCTATCAAGCTAAAGTAAGATCTGGTCGAGGGCTCGAAGTACTCCTGAGTGGTCAGAGAAAGGGTGTCAACGATTTAGGGGATGGAAAGAGGGAATTCGTCTATGAACAG CCTGTAGGTATCCCATCTTACCTCATAGCTATCGCCGCCGGTGAACTCAATCACAAATCTTTCGATAACCTCGAGGGTAGAAATTGGTCTACTGGATGTTGGACAGAG CCGCTGTTGATGGATAAAGCGTACAAGGAATTCCGTGAAGATACAgccaa CTTCGTCAAGACAGCAGAAGATCTCACATCTTCTTATAAATTCGGTACTTatgatatcctcttcttaCCTGAATCATTCCCTTACGGAG GTATGGAGAACTCGTGTTTGACTTTCGCAACTCCTACTATCATCGCTGGAGACAAGAGTCAAGTAGATGTCGTTGCGCACGAGATCAGTCAT TCGTGGTTCGGTAATGGTATTGGATGCGCTTCGTGGTGTCATTTCTGGCTCAATGAG GGCTGGACAACATATCTCGAAAGATTG ATCATGAGAGAGACCCATGGAGAATTAGATAGACAATT ATCATACACGGTCG GTCGACGAGGTCTGGTTGGTGATCTTGAACGACTCAATCCAAGATTCCAGAAATTGGTCATCGAATATAAAGAGCATGAAGATC CCGATGAGGGATACAGTCAAGTTCCATACGAAAAG GGAGCaaacttccttcttcaccttgaaaGAACTCTTGGAGGTCTCGACAACTTCATTCCTTATATGAAAGATTACGTACGAACTTTTGAGGGCACATCCATCACAACTGATCAATGGAGAGAACACCTTTTCCACTATTTCAAGCAACAcaaagatggtgaagagcTTACTAGGAGATTAGGTAAAGTCGATTGggatgaa TGGCTCCATGGAACAGGACCAGATCTTTGCGTTGATATTCAATACGATGACACTCTTTCGAAAGCT TGCTACGAGCTCGCAGCCAGATGGGATAAAGCTCGTGATGGCGATGTATCAGGgttcaaagaagctgatgtcaaAGACTTCTCTTCTACTCAAACGG TTGTCTTCCTGGACAAACTCGAGACATACGATACTCTTCCTGCTAAAGTAGTGGCCTCCCTCGATAAATTATACGGCTTTGGATTTACTGGAAATGCTGAGATCGGATTGAGATTCTATGAAGTCGCTTTGAAGAGTGGTCCTGAATATGCCAAATCAGCTGCTG CCTGGGTGATCAACAAAGGTAGGATGAAGTTCTGTAGACCAATTTTCAGATTGTTGAATGAACAAACACCTGAATTGGCAAAGAAGACTTTCTTGGAACATGCTAATTTCTTC CATCCCATCGCTAGGAAGATGATCGCTAAAGACCTTGGAGTCAAAGTCGATGCTTAA